AGATGCGGGAGTCGTTCATCGACTACTCGATGAGCGTGATCGTGCAGCGGGCGCTGCCCGACGTGCGGGACGGGTTGAAGCCGGTGCACCGGCGCATCCTGTACGCGATGAGTGAGTTGGGACTG
This Gemmatimonadota bacterium DNA region includes the following protein-coding sequences:
- a CDS encoding DNA gyrase subunit A, with translation MPQKRERVVSRMIEDEMRESFIDYSMSVIVQRALPDVRDGLKPVHRRILYAMSELGL